The nucleotide sequence GGGCGCGGGAGGCGCCGGGCTGCGTGCCGCCATCGAGGCCCGCGAACGCGGCGCCCGCACCGCCGTCATCTGCAAGTCGCTGTTCGGCAAGGCGCACACGGTGATGGCCGAGGGCGGCATCGCTGCGGCCATGGCCAACGCCAACGAGCACGACAGCTGGCAGGTCCACTTCCGCGACACCCTGCGCGGCGGCAAGTTCCTCAACCAGTGGCGGATGGCCGAACTGCACGCCAGGGAGGCCCCCGACCGGGTGTGGGAGCTGGAGACCTGGGGCGCCCTCTTCGACCGCACCGCGGACGGCCGGATCTCCCAGCGCAACTTCGGCGGCCACGAGTACCCGCGGCTCGCGCACGTCGGCGACCGCACCGGCCTGGAGCTGATCCGCACGCTCCAGCAGAAGATCGTCTCGCTCCAGCAGGAGGACCACCGCGAGACCGGCGACCACGAGTCCCGGCTGAAGGTCTTCCAGGAGTGCACGGTCACCCGGGTCCTCAAGGACGGCGAGCGGGGCGGGAGGGGGGTCCCCCCGGCCGAAGGCCCGGGGAGGGTGAGCGGTGTCTTCGCCTACGAGCGCGAGACCGGCCGCTTCTTCGTCCTGGAGGCGCCCTCCGTGGTCATCGCGACGGGCGGCATCGGCAAGTCCTTCAAGGTGACGTCGAACTCCTGGGAGTACACGGGGGACGGCCACGCGCTGGCCCTGCTGGCCGGGGCCCCGCTGCTCAACATGGAGTTCGTGCAGTTCCACCCGACCGGCATGGTCTGGCCGCCCTCCGTGAAGGGCATCCTCGTCACCGAGTCCGTCCGGGGCGACGGCGGGGTGCTGAGGAACTCCGACGGCAGGCGCTTCATGTTCGACTACGTCCCCGACGTCTTCAAGGAGAAGTACGCCGAGTCGGAGGAGGAGGGCGACCGCTGGTACGAGGACCCGGACCACAACCGGCGCCCCCCGGAACTGCTCCCGCGCGACGAGGTGGCCCGCGCGATCAACTCGGAGGTCAAGGCGGGCCGCGGGTCCCCGCACGGCGGGGTCTTCCTCGACGTGTCGACGCGGATGCCCGCCGAGGTCATCAAGCGCCGGCTGCCGTCCATGTACCACCAGTTCAAGGAGCTGGCCGACGTCGACATCACCGCGGAGGCCATGGAGGTCGGACCGACCTGCCACTACGTGATGGGCGGCATCGCGGTCGACTCCGACACCGCCGCCGCCCGCGGGGTGCCCGGGCTCTTCGCGGCCGGCGAGGTGGCCGGCGGCATGCACGGCTCCAACCGGCTGGGCGGCAACTCCCTCTCCGACCTGCTGGTGTTCGGCCGCCGGGCCGGACTGCACGCGGCACGCCACACGGCGGACCTGGCCGGCCGGCGGCCCGTGGTGGACGACGAGCAGATCGACGCGGCGGCCGCCGAGGCCCTGCGGCCGTTCTCCGCGGAGGGCGCCGACGCCCCGGACGGCCGGCCGCCCGAGAACCCGTACACCCTCCACCAGGAACTCCAGCAGACCATGAACGACCTGGTCGGCATCATCCGCCGCCAGGGCGAGATGGAACACGCCCTGGAGAAGCTGGCCGAACTGCGCGTACGGGCCTGGCGGGCCGGGGTCGAGGGGCACCGGCAGTTCAACCCCGGCTGGCACCTCGCGCTCGACCTGCGGAACATGCTGCTGGTCAGCGAGTGCGTGGCCCGCGCCGCCCTGGAGCGCACCGAGTCACGCGGCGGCCACACCCGTGAGGACCACCCGACGATGGACCGGGCCTGGCGCAACATCAACCTGCTGTGCGCACCGGCCGGCCCCGTCGGCGACCCGGCGACCACGGACCCCGTCCCCGGCCGGATCTCCCTCACCCGCGAGACCACCGAACCCATCCGCCCCGACCTGCTCGCCCTCTTCGAGAAGGAGGAGCTGGTCAAGTACCTCACCGAAGAGGAGCTGTACGAGTGAGCAGCTACGAGGCCCGCTTCCGGGTCTGGCGGGGCGACGTCGAGGGCGGCGGCCTGAAGGACTTCGAGGTCGAGGTCAACGACGGCGAGGTGGTGCTGGACATCATCCACCGGCTCCAGGCCACCCAGGCGCCCGACCTCGCCGTGCGCTGGAACTGCAAGGCGGGCAAGTGCGGTTCGTGCTCCGCCGAGATCAACGGGCGGCCGCGGCTGATGTGCATGACCCGGATGTCGGTGTTCGGCCGCGAGGAGACGATCACCGTCACGCCCCTGCGCGCCTTCCCGGTGATCCGCGATCTCGTCACGGACGTCGGCTTCAACTACCGCAAGGCGCGCGAGGTTCCGGCGTTCGTGCCGCCCGAGGGCGTCGGGCCCGGTGAGTACCGGATGTTCCAGGAGGACGTGGACCGGTCGCAGGAGTTCCGCAAGTGCATCGAGTGCTTCCTGTGCCAGGACACCTGCCATGTCGTCCGTGACCACGAGGAGAACAAGACGGCGTTCGCGGGCCCCCGCTTCCTCATGCGCATCGCCGAACTGGACATGCACCCCCTCGACGCCGCCGGGGAGAGCGGCCTGGACCGCTCGCGCACGGCCCAGGACGAACACGGCCTCGGCTACTGCAACATCACCAAGTGCTGCACGGAGGTCTGCCCCGAAGGCATCAAGATCACGGACAACGCCCTGATCCCGCTGAAGGAGCGGGCGGTCGACCGCAAGTACGACCCCCTGGTGTGGCTGGGATCGAAGATCAGGCGACGGTCGTCGTAGACGCCGGCGGCGGTCCGGGCGTCCGGCCGGGCCGCCGGGCGAGCGTCTGGAGGCCCAGCCCGGCGAAGTTCACGGCCATTCCGACGAGCGGGACGTAGAAGTTCACGTCGAGGCCGCCGGAGGCCAGCGGGCCCAGGAACATGAACGAGCCGAGGCCCGCTGCGCTCATCAGGGCGCCGGCGCCCCACAGTCTCGGCCGCAGCACCGTGCCGCGGCCGAGCGACGGCACCCACCCGCGGGTGACGCCCGCGAGGCCCAGCGCTCCCATGACCGTCACACAGACGGCGCCCGTGCCCACGAGTAGCCAGTACATGCGCTCATGATCCCAGCAACTCCCCGCCCCGCAAGGGGTCGTGACCCACCGGTCCTACCGGACCCAGCCGCGCTCGTACGACGTCCAGTCCTGCTCGGTGGCCGCGAAGTCCACGTACGCGGCGACGCCGAAGTTGCGCCGGTCGGCGTCGGTGCGCGACAGGCCCAGCCGGACGCCCCGGACGGCCGCCTCGACGGTCTCCGCGTGATTCCAGTGCCCGAACCTGTTCTCGTGGTAGAAGGGCAGGCCCATCAGCAGGTCGGTGGAGTCCGGGGTGACCTCCAGGGCGAGCGAGGTCTGCTGCGCGACGTAGCCGCCGTAGGTGCTCTCCAACGGCTGCATCGTGTCGTACGACATCACGGCGATCTGGTCGACGCGGCGGGCGACCTGGCCGA is from Streptomyces asoensis and encodes:
- a CDS encoding fumarate reductase/succinate dehydrogenase flavoprotein subunit, with translation MSVVDRQEWDVVVVGAGGAGLRAAIEARERGARTAVICKSLFGKAHTVMAEGGIAAAMANANEHDSWQVHFRDTLRGGKFLNQWRMAELHAREAPDRVWELETWGALFDRTADGRISQRNFGGHEYPRLAHVGDRTGLELIRTLQQKIVSLQQEDHRETGDHESRLKVFQECTVTRVLKDGERGGRGVPPAEGPGRVSGVFAYERETGRFFVLEAPSVVIATGGIGKSFKVTSNSWEYTGDGHALALLAGAPLLNMEFVQFHPTGMVWPPSVKGILVTESVRGDGGVLRNSDGRRFMFDYVPDVFKEKYAESEEEGDRWYEDPDHNRRPPELLPRDEVARAINSEVKAGRGSPHGGVFLDVSTRMPAEVIKRRLPSMYHQFKELADVDITAEAMEVGPTCHYVMGGIAVDSDTAAARGVPGLFAAGEVAGGMHGSNRLGGNSLSDLLVFGRRAGLHAARHTADLAGRRPVVDDEQIDAAAAEALRPFSAEGADAPDGRPPENPYTLHQELQQTMNDLVGIIRRQGEMEHALEKLAELRVRAWRAGVEGHRQFNPGWHLALDLRNMLLVSECVARAALERTESRGGHTREDHPTMDRAWRNINLLCAPAGPVGDPATTDPVPGRISLTRETTEPIRPDLLALFEKEELVKYLTEEELYE
- a CDS encoding succinate dehydrogenase/fumarate reductase iron-sulfur subunit produces the protein MSSYEARFRVWRGDVEGGGLKDFEVEVNDGEVVLDIIHRLQATQAPDLAVRWNCKAGKCGSCSAEINGRPRLMCMTRMSVFGREETITVTPLRAFPVIRDLVTDVGFNYRKAREVPAFVPPEGVGPGEYRMFQEDVDRSQEFRKCIECFLCQDTCHVVRDHEENKTAFAGPRFLMRIAELDMHPLDAAGESGLDRSRTAQDEHGLGYCNITKCCTEVCPEGIKITDNALIPLKERAVDRKYDPLVWLGSKIRRRSS